A portion of the Sphingobacterium spiritivorum genome contains these proteins:
- a CDS encoding 1-aminocyclopropane-1-carboxylate deaminase/D-cysteine desulfhydrase, with the protein MELTFNFHSPEEEIISPLYIEKNIRVFVKRDDLIHPYISGNKWRKLKYPLQKALQQNKKKVVTFGGAWSNHLLATACAGAKFGFQTHGIVRGEEVNNPVLTLCRLYGMTLHFVSRDQYQDKAALYLQYFGEETDQTFFIDEGGYGRDAAEGCAHIIGDLKHDYDHICCASGTGTTVAGLQLGLQKMNLTTVLHTVPVLKGGAFIRDEVENLGVDPSGIRLHTDYHFGGYAKTKPELLDFIRDFVSRTGIMIEPTYTGKLFFAIDDLIRQDYFKAESRILLIHTGGLTGFLGMYERF; encoded by the coding sequence ATGGAATTGACATTCAATTTTCACAGTCCTGAGGAAGAAATAATATCACCTCTTTATATTGAAAAAAATATAAGGGTCTTTGTCAAAAGGGATGATCTCATCCATCCTTATATTTCAGGAAATAAGTGGAGAAAATTAAAGTATCCACTCCAGAAAGCGCTTCAGCAAAACAAAAAAAAGGTGGTTACTTTTGGAGGAGCATGGTCTAACCATCTCCTGGCAACTGCTTGTGCGGGAGCTAAATTCGGATTCCAAACACATGGCATTGTACGTGGTGAAGAAGTAAATAATCCTGTACTTACACTTTGTCGTCTATATGGCATGACGCTGCATTTCGTCAGCCGCGATCAATATCAGGATAAAGCAGCTCTTTACCTGCAATATTTTGGAGAAGAGACCGACCAAACATTCTTTATTGATGAAGGAGGATATGGCAGAGATGCTGCAGAAGGTTGCGCCCATATTATCGGAGATCTGAAGCATGATTATGATCACATTTGCTGCGCTTCCGGCACAGGTACCACAGTAGCCGGATTACAACTGGGACTCCAAAAGATGAACCTAACTACTGTTCTGCATACTGTCCCTGTATTGAAAGGTGGAGCATTTATTCGTGATGAAGTGGAAAACCTGGGAGTCGATCCTTCCGGAATACGACTACATACAGATTATCATTTTGGAGGCTATGCCAAGACTAAACCGGAGTTACTGGACTTTATACGTGATTTCGTGTCCCGTACCGGCATTATGATTGAACCTACCTATACAGGAAAGCTGTTTTTTGCGATAGATGATCTTATCCGACAGGATTATTTTAAAGCAGAATCCCGTATTTTACTTATTCACACAGGTGGATTAACGGGGTTTTTGGGTATGTATGAACGTTTCTAA
- a CDS encoding isocitrate lyase/phosphoenolpyruvate mutase family protein has translation MSQSLFKQLHQQSTPLLLGNVWDAHSAQLAEKAGFAALGSSSHAIANLLGYEDGENIAFEELFFIVERIVKAVKIPVSVDFEAGYANDPATVAKYVKKLSDIGVAGINLEDGQVENGKRSLGSSQLLADKIKAIKSVTDIYINARTDTYVTKQENALKQSIERALIYQEAGADGIFVPVIETKADIQQFTTEVALPLNVFLTPNLPQYDELGELGVKRLSHGAKLYEWLMKKAEEELASFKKQPILPK, from the coding sequence ATGTCACAATCCTTATTCAAACAATTACATCAACAGTCTACACCTCTTTTATTAGGAAATGTATGGGATGCACATTCTGCTCAACTTGCTGAAAAAGCAGGATTTGCAGCATTAGGATCTTCCAGCCATGCGATAGCCAACCTTCTTGGTTATGAAGATGGAGAGAATATAGCCTTCGAAGAATTATTTTTTATCGTAGAACGCATTGTTAAAGCAGTTAAAATTCCTGTGTCTGTAGATTTTGAAGCAGGATATGCTAATGATCCGGCTACTGTAGCCAAATATGTGAAAAAGCTTAGCGATATAGGTGTCGCAGGTATCAATCTGGAAGATGGTCAGGTTGAAAACGGCAAACGCAGTCTTGGAAGTTCACAATTACTGGCCGACAAGATAAAGGCCATCAAATCTGTAACCGATATTTACATTAATGCCCGGACCGATACGTATGTTACCAAGCAGGAAAATGCGTTGAAGCAATCTATCGAACGTGCATTGATTTATCAGGAAGCGGGAGCAGATGGTATATTTGTACCTGTTATTGAAACAAAAGCAGATATTCAGCAATTTACAACCGAAGTAGCTCTACCATTGAACGTCTTTCTCACGCCTAACCTCCCACAATATGACGAATTGGGAGAACTTGGAGTAAAAAGACTTAGCCATGGTGCCAAGCTTTATGAATGGCTAATGAAGAAGGCTGAAGAAGAATTGGCTTCATTCAAAAAACAACCGATACTCCCAAAATAA
- a CDS encoding aminotransferase class IV, with product MSTTYINCNGKIVPESDAIVSADNRAFRYGDGLFETMLWKDGDIRFLPFHIERLQEGLRMLHMEDAHRFDAFFIKSKTEELIRKNNMLGQQVRVRLIVYRDGGGLYGPETNKTAYVLQIARIPESLRDKKVGLIVDLYTEYRKPYSDLSKLKSNNALIYVMAGLHKRKHRFDEVLLLNQEGYLCEALSSNIFVFYEKVLYTPAISEGCIAGIMRRVVMDMAADEGIAVVEAQISPEIMSQADEIFCTNAVHGVQWVMGYKQKRYFNKISRILQEKLLTWNYQAED from the coding sequence ATGTCTACAACATATATTAATTGCAACGGGAAGATTGTGCCGGAATCCGACGCTATCGTGTCGGCAGATAACAGAGCTTTCCGGTATGGTGACGGTCTGTTTGAGACTATGCTATGGAAAGACGGGGATATCCGGTTTTTGCCCTTTCATATTGAACGTTTGCAGGAAGGACTCCGTATGTTACATATGGAAGATGCACATAGATTTGATGCCTTTTTTATCAAATCCAAGACCGAAGAACTGATTCGTAAGAATAATATGCTGGGGCAGCAGGTACGGGTCCGTTTGATCGTATATCGTGACGGGGGAGGACTGTATGGCCCCGAAACTAATAAAACGGCTTATGTCCTTCAGATCGCACGTATACCCGAATCACTACGGGATAAGAAGGTCGGTCTGATTGTGGATTTATATACCGAATACCGTAAACCGTACAGTGATCTCTCTAAACTCAAATCAAACAATGCTTTGATATATGTCATGGCAGGCTTACATAAGCGAAAGCATCGTTTTGATGAAGTATTGTTACTTAACCAGGAAGGGTATCTGTGTGAAGCCCTTTCGTCCAATATATTTGTCTTTTATGAGAAGGTGTTATATACTCCTGCAATTTCAGAAGGCTGTATTGCTGGGATAATGAGAAGAGTAGTGATGGATATGGCAGCGGATGAAGGTATAGCAGTGGTAGAAGCGCAAATCAGTCCGGAGATTATGAGCCAGGCGGATGAGATCTTTTGTACAAATGCTGTGCATGGAGTGCAATGGGTAATGGGATATAAACAAAAAAGATATTTTAATAAGATATCCAGAATACTTCAGGAGAAATTGCTGACATGGAATTATCAAGCTGAAGATTAG
- a CDS encoding linear amide C-N hydrolase translates to MENKKMSTLRRFQFACMGLACGLSLLPSSLDACTRLVYKGPANTIITARSMDWKDDIPANLWVFPRGMKRNGEIGAYSLEWTSQYGSLITSAFDIATTDGMNEKGLVANVLWLVESKYETFNPKDGKKGLAISAWAQYMLDNFATVEEVVNAMRKHDFVVVSDVIPGTDKFTTLHLSVSDAKGDNAIFEYIDGKLVIHHDPSYTVMTNSPVFDQQLALSNYWSSIPGNIMLPGTNRAADRFARAKFYLGAIPQTDDTRVAVGSVMSVIRNCSVPFGISSEQEPNISSTRWRSLSDHKNLVYYFETVLTPNTFWVDLKKLDFSEKGKVLKLSVAHNETYSGESSGSFKVTAPFKFAGANF, encoded by the coding sequence ATGGAAAATAAAAAAATGTCAACATTACGTCGATTTCAGTTCGCTTGTATGGGTTTGGCTTGTGGTTTGTCTCTTTTGCCCTCATCGCTTGACGCATGTACACGTTTAGTCTATAAAGGACCTGCTAATACTATAATAACTGCCCGTTCAATGGACTGGAAGGATGATATTCCGGCTAACCTTTGGGTTTTTCCGAGAGGTATGAAGCGAAACGGTGAAATAGGAGCATATTCGCTGGAGTGGACATCACAATACGGTAGTTTGATAACCAGTGCTTTTGATATTGCGACTACTGACGGAATGAATGAAAAAGGATTGGTTGCTAATGTATTGTGGTTAGTAGAATCAAAGTATGAAACATTTAATCCGAAAGATGGAAAGAAAGGACTGGCTATATCTGCCTGGGCGCAGTATATGCTGGATAATTTTGCTACTGTAGAAGAAGTGGTCAATGCGATGCGCAAGCATGATTTTGTGGTTGTGTCAGATGTAATTCCAGGAACCGATAAGTTTACAACTTTACATCTTTCTGTATCTGATGCTAAAGGCGATAATGCAATTTTTGAGTATATAGATGGTAAACTGGTTATTCATCATGATCCTTCCTATACTGTGATGACTAACTCTCCGGTGTTTGATCAACAATTAGCGTTAAGCAATTACTGGTCTTCTATTCCGGGAAACATTATGCTGCCGGGTACTAACCGTGCTGCTGATCGTTTTGCGAGGGCTAAATTTTATCTCGGAGCTATACCGCAGACAGATGATACCCGAGTAGCTGTAGGAAGTGTAATGAGTGTTATTCGTAATTGTTCTGTTCCATTTGGTATTTCTTCTGAGCAAGAACCTAATATATCATCCACACGATGGAGATCATTGTCGGATCATAAAAATCTTGTTTATTATTTCGAAACAGTCCTGACTCCAAATACATTCTGGGTAGATTTGAAGAAATTAGATTTTAGTGAGAAGGGCAAAGTATTAAAGCTTTCAGTTGCTCATAATGAAACGTATTCGGGAGAATCTTCCGGCTCATTTAAAGTAACTGCTCCGTTTAAATTTGCAGGAGCAAATTTTTAA
- a CDS encoding virulence RhuM family protein, producing MAEGNIIIYQTEDGKTKIETRLENETVWLTIEQMAELFQKSRSTINEHIINIYKEQELEEGSSVRKIGISDFSTKPTNFYNLDIIISVGYRVKSHQGTKFRQWATARLKEYLVKGFTLNDELLKQAGGGNYFDELLARIRDIRSSEKVFWRKVLDIYATSIDYDPKQEISIQFFQTIQNKMHWAAHGNTAAEIIFKRIDSNKPNLGLTTFKGEKPTKQDTEIAKNYLDENELNILNRTVSAYLELAELQALNQRPMYMKDWVERLDDFLKMTGNEVLQNAGTISHKQALEKAKMEYEKYKELNKNMLTKVEEDFVKHIDRTSKSIENKNRRP from the coding sequence ATGGCTGAAGGCAATATTATCATTTACCAAACAGAAGATGGGAAAACCAAAATAGAAACAAGACTTGAAAACGAAACTGTTTGGCTGACAATTGAGCAAATGGCAGAATTATTTCAAAAATCTCGCTCAACAATTAATGAACACATAATCAACATTTATAAAGAACAAGAACTTGAAGAGGGCAGTTCTGTTAGAAAAATCGGAATTTCCGATTTTTCTACCAAACCAACTAATTTTTACAACTTAGACATCATAATATCAGTTGGATACAGAGTTAAAAGTCATCAAGGAACTAAATTTAGACAATGGGCAACAGCCCGGCTAAAAGAATACCTTGTAAAAGGTTTTACACTTAATGACGAATTATTAAAACAAGCCGGAGGCGGGAATTATTTTGACGAACTTTTAGCTCGTATCAGAGATATTCGTTCATCAGAAAAAGTGTTTTGGAGAAAAGTTTTAGATATTTATGCTACAAGTATTGACTATGATCCAAAGCAAGAAATATCCATTCAGTTTTTTCAAACTATTCAAAATAAGATGCATTGGGCTGCTCACGGAAATACAGCTGCTGAAATAATTTTCAAAAGAATTGATTCTAATAAACCAAACTTAGGTTTAACGACATTCAAAGGTGAGAAACCTACTAAACAAGACACCGAAATTGCAAAAAACTATTTAGATGAAAATGAACTAAATATTTTAAACAGAACTGTTTCAGCTTACTTAGAACTTGCAGAATTACAAGCCTTAAACCAAAGACCGATGTATATGAAAGATTGGGTTGAACGTTTAGATGATTTTCTAAAAATGACTGGTAATGAGGTTTTACAAAATGCAGGGACAATAAGTCACAAACAAGCTCTGGAGAAAGCTAAAATGGAGTATGAAAAATATAAAGAACTGAATAAAAATATGCTTACAAAAGTGGAAGAAGATTTTGTAAAACATATTGATAGAACAAGCAAAAGTATCGAAAACAAAAATCGAAGACCATAA
- a CDS encoding RluA family pseudouridine synthase has translation MAEDLAIQEQDEQELFEHLRIEVDKGQALLRIDKFLMNRVENASRNKIQNAIDAGSVLVNDNIIKSSYKVKPFDIISVVLPDPPRDTEVYPEDIPLDIMFEDDEVMVVNKVAGMVVHPGFNNYTGTLVNALTHHFNQLPTMPGNAGRPGLVHRIDKDTSGLLVIAKSEWAMTYLAKQFFDHSIVRKYVAMVWGDIAEDGTVTGYIGRNLKDRRVMTMYDDPEKGKWSVTHYRVLERLGYVTLIECQLETGRTHQIRAHMQSIGHPLFNDAAYGGDRILKGTVFNKYRQFVENCFALLPRQALHAQVLGFEHPKSKEFLTFETPLPEDFRLALEKWRGYSTTSGQETN, from the coding sequence ATGGCAGAAGATTTAGCAATACAGGAACAGGACGAGCAGGAGTTGTTCGAGCATTTAAGAATCGAAGTAGATAAGGGGCAGGCTTTGCTGCGTATCGATAAGTTTTTAATGAACAGGGTTGAGAACGCCTCCCGGAATAAAATTCAGAATGCAATAGATGCAGGTTCTGTATTGGTCAATGACAACATTATCAAATCCAGTTATAAGGTTAAGCCATTTGATATTATCTCTGTTGTATTGCCTGATCCGCCAAGAGATACGGAGGTATATCCGGAAGATATTCCACTGGATATCATGTTTGAAGATGATGAAGTAATGGTTGTTAATAAAGTTGCAGGCATGGTCGTTCATCCCGGATTTAATAATTACACCGGTACGCTTGTCAATGCATTGACGCATCATTTCAACCAGTTGCCAACTATGCCCGGGAATGCGGGTCGTCCGGGATTAGTGCATCGCATAGATAAGGATACCAGTGGCCTGTTGGTGATCGCTAAATCAGAATGGGCTATGACTTACCTGGCCAAGCAGTTTTTCGATCATAGTATTGTTCGTAAATATGTGGCTATGGTGTGGGGAGATATCGCTGAAGATGGAACAGTAACCGGTTATATCGGTCGCAACCTCAAGGATAGAAGAGTGATGACGATGTATGACGATCCGGAGAAAGGAAAATGGTCGGTTACTCATTATCGTGTGCTGGAAAGATTAGGGTATGTAACACTGATTGAGTGTCAGCTGGAAACCGGACGTACACATCAAATCCGTGCGCATATGCAATCTATAGGACATCCGCTATTTAATGATGCTGCATATGGCGGCGATCGTATCCTTAAAGGTACTGTGTTCAATAAGTACAGACAGTTTGTTGAGAATTGTTTTGCTTTATTACCACGACAGGCGCTTCATGCGCAGGTTCTGGGATTTGAACATCCCAAATCAAAAGAATTTTTAACATTCGAAACACCATTACCGGAAGATTTCCGTTTAGCATTAGAGAAGTGGCGTGGGTACTCCACGACATCTGGTCAGGAGACCAACTAA